The genomic DNA TCTTTACCATCTGATTTTTAGAAAGAAAACGTAAATCTCAATAGTTTTAATTGCGCTCTTGGATTGCTTGTACTAGCTCATCCATTTTCTGTCGAACCGGATCAAACACAAGCTGTGCCTGCTGATAGAATGGTAGGCGCTCTTCAAATGTAGTTTGAATATATTTTTTCAAATCGGGTTCATTCAGACCCTTTAGAAGCGGACGTGTAGATATCTCTGTGGTTTTGAGGCGCGAAAAGATGACTTCGATGCCTGGATGAAGAAAAACCACTATACCCTGAGATTTCATCCAATCCATATTATCAAAATAGCAAGGCGTGCCACCTCCGGTAGCTATCACTTGTGTGCCTGGGGCATTCCTCAAACATTTCTGCTCAGCCTTTCTGAAAAAATCAAAGCCCTGCTCATTTATTAACTCACTGACATGTTGTTTGCCGAATTGATGGCTGATGATTTCATCCAAATCACTGAATCCCATCTTGATTTGTCTAGCCAATTTCTTTCCAAAAGTAGTTTTGCCAGATCCCATAAAGCCAATGAGGTAAATATTCTTCACGAAGCAATATTAGCCTATATGGTATAAACTCTAAAGGATTTCTAATGCATCTCCATGGACCGGAGGAGGAGGTATGTCATATAGATGGGTTCACTTACGATTGGCAGAAATCTCATTCGCCTACACTTATTCTAGTTCAGACGCTCACTTATTGAAAAAGGCACATAGAAAATGAACAATACTACATGCCGTAAGGTAAAATGTATGTACTTATCCTTTGTTAATCACATGCTATTGTCCCAATAGTACGTGCTATGGCTCCAAAAGCTCATGCTATTGTCGCAATAGTACATGCTATGGCTTCAAAAGCTCATGCTATTGTCCCAATAGCACATGCTATGGCTCCAAAAGCTCATGCTATTGTTACAATAGCACATGCTATGACTCCAAAAGCTCATGCTATTGTTAGAATAGTGCATGCTATTCGTTGGATA from Bacteroidota bacterium includes the following:
- a CDS encoding shikimate kinase, with the protein product MKNIYLIGFMGSGKTTFGKKLARQIKMGFSDLDEIISHQFGKQHVSELINEQGFDFFRKAEQKCLRNAPGTQVIATGGGTPCYFDNMDWMKSQGIVVFLHPGIEVIFSRLKTTEISTRPLLKGLNEPDLKKYIQTTFEERLPFYQQAQLVFDPVRQKMDELVQAIQERN